The Burkholderiales bacterium genome includes a window with the following:
- a CDS encoding RraA family protein gives MNPVATFARYPTSSISDALDELGIAGAFSGIGAMREGLGRVCGRALPVRFVRKAKAPDAYRFGGGVGKPLEIVLKTMRAGDVVVMDLDGATNASAWGGLASRLAQRRGVRGTILWGTCRDLEEIRAVGYPVWAVGVCPRRSRNEFAFGSINEPIEVAGVAVAPGDVIVADESGAVCVPSARANETLALLERIEAQERALEEQVRDDAVRSWDEV, from the coding sequence GTGAATCCCGTCGCGACGTTCGCGCGGTATCCGACGTCGTCGATCTCCGACGCGCTCGACGAACTCGGCATCGCCGGGGCGTTCTCGGGCATCGGTGCGATGCGCGAGGGCCTCGGGCGCGTGTGCGGGCGCGCGCTGCCGGTCCGGTTCGTGCGCAAGGCGAAGGCTCCGGACGCCTACCGCTTCGGCGGCGGCGTCGGCAAGCCGCTCGAGATCGTGCTGAAGACGATGCGCGCGGGCGACGTGGTCGTGATGGATCTCGACGGCGCGACCAACGCCTCCGCGTGGGGCGGCCTCGCATCGCGGCTCGCGCAGCGCCGCGGCGTGCGCGGCACGATCCTGTGGGGCACCTGCCGCGACCTGGAGGAGATTCGCGCGGTCGGCTATCCGGTGTGGGCGGTGGGTGTGTGCCCGCGCCGCAGCCGCAACGAGTTCGCGTTCGGCTCGATCAACGAGCCGATCGAGGTCGCCGGCGTCGCGGTTGCGCCGGGCGACGTCATCGTGGCCGACGAGAGCGGCGCGGTGTGCGTCCCCTCCGCTCGCGCGAATGAGACGCTCGCGTTGCTCGAACGCATCGAGGCGCAGGAGCGCGCGCTCGAGGAGCAGGTGCGCGACGACGCGGTGCGCTCGTGGGACGAGGTCTGA